In Ictalurus punctatus breed USDA103 chromosome 3, Coco_2.0, whole genome shotgun sequence, the following are encoded in one genomic region:
- the LOC108263607 gene encoding zinc transporter 10, whose translation MGRYSGKSCRLVFMLTMTSVFFLAEIVAGYAGNSIALVSDSFNMLSDIISLSVGLVAARVRHRSSSARCTYGLVRVEVLGALANAVFLAAIRFSVSAQALERLAKPEAIDNPALVLVVGSIGLCINVVGLLVFQDWRCLCRKGARTTHRDSEPKSDTDTEAGFQPTDSDEVEEFEDEGHHLNMRGVLLHMLNDALGSVVVVVTSALFYVWPKAQEAPCNWQCYVDPSLTLVMVAIIMPTAIPLAREAATILLQIIPRDMPFNRVLQEVCSLPGVLSVHDSHLWELTKSRYVASMHVRVSTELHSSLSGIKMLHQQIRDVLHHVGIHSVTIQLEFGDGSLEKTYCSTPCSSPFCLKVSCCPPDVAGLPLYKANQFPQHREFPVDMYETSSALKVQVPTHSYTATKL comes from the exons ATGGGCCGCTATAGCGGGAAAAGCTGTCGCCTGGTGTTCATGCTGACCATGACCAGTGTGTTTTTCTTGGCCGAGATCGTGGCCGGTTACGCCGGGAACTCCATAGCGCTGGTGTCGGACTCGTTTAACATGCTGTCCgacatcatctctctctcggTGGGTCTCGTGGCGGCGCGCGTTCGTCACCGCTCCTCTTCTGCGCGCTGCACGTACGGGTTGGTGCGCGTCGAGGTGCTGGGCGCGCTGGCGAACGCCGTGTTCCTGGCCGCCATCCGCTTTTCCGTGTCGGCCCAAGCGCTTGAGCGGCTCGCAAAGCCCGAGGCCATCGACAACCCCGCTCTAGTGCTTGTTGTCGGCAGCATCGGACTCTGTATCAACGTGGTGGGACTGCTTGTCTTTCAAGACTGGAGATGCCTGTGCAGGAAAGGAGCGCGCACGACGCACCGCGACAGCGAACCGAAGAGCGACACGGACACAGAAGCAG GTTTCCAGCCGACAGATTCAGATGAAGTGGAGGAATTTGAGGATGAAGGCCACCACCTTAACATGAGAG GAGTGCTACTCCACATGCTAAACGATGCTCTAGGAtcagtggtggtagtggtgacCTCAGCTCTGTTCTATGTGTGGCCCAAGGCCCAGGAGGCTCCATGTAACTGGCAGTGCTATGTGGATCCAAGTCTGACACTGGTCATGGTGGCCATCATCATGCCCACTGCCATTCCCCTGGCTCGAGAAGCAGCAACCATCCTGCTGCAAATCATCCCTCGAGACATGCCCTTCAACAGAGTCT TGCAAGAAGTGTGCAGTCTTCCCGGGGTCCTGAGTGTGCACGACTCGCACCTGTGGGAGCTGACAAAGAGTCGTTACGTAGCCTCGATGCACGTGCGAGTCTCCACCGAGCTCCACAGCTCTCTCAGTGGAATCAAAATGCTCCATCAGCAGATCAGGGATGTCCTCCATCACGTCGGCATCCACAGCGTGACCATTCAACTGGAATTTGGCGACGGAAGCCTGGAGAAGACCTACTGTAGCACTCCGTGTTCATCCCCCTTCTGCCTGAAAGTCTCCTGTTGCCCTCCTGATGTCGCTGGACTTCCATTGTATAAAGCAAACCAGTTCCCTCAGCACAGAGAATTCCCCGTAGACATGTACGAAACAAGCAGCGCACTTAAAGTACAAGTGCCAACACATTCCTACACAGCCACAAAGTTGTAA